The Oncorhynchus keta strain PuntledgeMale-10-30-2019 chromosome 22, Oket_V2, whole genome shotgun sequence genome includes the window TGCTATAGTCTGTAGAATATAAGACTAGACAATGCTCCTTTTCATAAATTCTCATTTTGATGTTACTCCTTTTTTCAAAACTGTTTACTCTCTATTGATACAGCTCAGATCTGAACACAGTGTCGTTTGTGAAGGAGGGGAGCGTTGGTCTGAGACTGGTGGGAGGCAACGATGTGGGCATCTTTGTGGATGGGGTTCAGCCCAACAGCCCCGCTCAGGAGCAGGGTATGAAGGAGGGGGACCAGATCATGCAGGTGAAGACTCACTGATCACAGCAGTGGTCACCACCGGGACAGGGTGTGTAGGTTTTTGTTCTAGCCCAGCACGaacacagctgattcaactaAGATCTTGATTGATGCTGTGCTGAAGTAAAAGCCTGCACACACTGTAGCTCTCTGGGACAAGTGTTGGTGACCACTGAAGTgctgatctacagtatctacactacagtatatGCAACACGTCTTACACCACTCATGGGCTATGGTCTTGTAGGTGAATGGGGTGGACTTTGGTTATTTCAACCGTGAGGAAGCTGCAATGTTCCTGATCAACATCAAGAGAGGGGAGCCGGTCAACATCCGTACTCAGAACAAGATGGACAGTGAGTATTACCTCAGACTGAAGCAGGTGCAGGGTGGAAGAATTGTGGTTGATTTCAGAGGACTTGTCAGTGTGACATTTTCTATGTAATTACTTTGGTAATAACTCTACCCCAGTAATGAGGTACATACAAATGATTAAGTGATTCCTAAATGACGGAGTTATTCTTCCTCTCGTCAGTTTACAAGAAGATCCTGAAGTCCAACCTGGGGGACTCGTTCTACGTCCGGACCCACTATGACAATGTGGCGGAGGGCGACATCGGCCTAGCCTTCACCAGGGGAGAGGTGTTCAGGGTGGTGGACACCATGCACAGGGGCAAGCTGGGAAAGTGGCTGGCTATACGCATGGGCAACGACCTGCATGAGCTGGACAAGGGCACCATCCCCAACCAGGTCAGGTGAGTTGAGACTAGAATGATTGGTTGTTTGGTTTATTCCTTTGTTGGTTGGGTTTGGATGTATAAAGATGCATATGGTTACAGAGCAATGTACTGCACTTATTTCCAATGTGTACACTTAAAGATACTGTCATTGGGGTTGCTTTTGTTCCACATGGtatttcctctgtccctctcaggGCCGAAACTCTGGCCAGAATGGAGCAGGCTCAGAGGGCCAGTGGAGAAGGGGATCGCCAGGTATCAGGGCCCAGGGTAGAGTTCTGGAAACTACGGGGGCTCAGAGGGGCCAAGAAGAACGTCCGCAGGACTCATGATGACCTGCTCCAGCTTACCATCCAGGGCAAATTCCCAGCATATGAGAGAGTTCTGCTCAGAAAAGGTAGGGACAGTTTTATATATTGCATAATAGTTCACATAATAGTCAAAGACTTTAAACGTTTGTACTTTTTGTATTTTGAATCAACACATGTACGCCTTTTGACCCATGTGGCTCTCCAGCTAATTTCAAACGGCCAATCGTCATCATGGGTCCTCTGAACGATGTGGCCATGGAGAAGCTGGCCAGAGAGATGCCTGATGAATATGAGGTGGCAGAGATGGCTCCTCGTAGTAGTGGCGCAGACACTACTTCCACGGTCATCAAGCTGGACACAGTACAAAGGATTGCAGAGAAGGTGATGAAACGAACTGGGATGTGACCTGTTTTGGTGTGAGACAGAGCAGACGTACAACTGCTGTATGCTTGTTTGACTCCAGTACCAGAATTGAAGAAAAATGCCCTGTGTGTTTCTTCACTCTGTTTCCAGAACAAGCACCCTCTGCTGGACATTACTCCTACTGCCGTGGAGCGTCTGAACTACATCCAGTACCACCCCATGGTTCTGTTCCTGGACCCACACAGCAGGAAGGACGTCAAGGTCATGAGGCAGAGGATGTGCCCCAACTCTAACAAGAGCTCTAGACGCCTCTACACACAGGCCCTCAAGATGAGGAAGCACTGCAGCCATCTGTTCACAGGTTAACACACCATCTGTTCACAGGTTAACACACCATCTGTTCACAGGTTAACACACCATCTGTTCACAGGTTAACACACCATCTGTTCACAGGTTAACACACCATCTGTTCACAGGTTAACACACCATCTGTTCACAGGTTAACACACCATCTGTTCACAGGTTAACACACCATCTGTTCACAGGTTAACACACCATCTGTTCACAGGTTAACACACCATCTGTTCACAGGTTAACACACCATCTGTTCACAGGTTAACACACCATCTGTTCACAGGTTAACACACCATCTGTTCACAGGTTAACACACCATCTGTTCACAGGTTAACACACCATCTGTTCACAGGTTAACACACCATCTGTTCACAGGTTAACACACCATCTGTTCACAGGTTAACACACACATGTTGTTTTTGCTCTTACATGGTTTATCTGTCAAAATAAAAACATGTCCCAAGTGGTTTTATTAAAAACTGTCTCATTGTTCCCAGCTCGTATTGATCTCCAGCCCAGCTCTAATGTGTGGTATGAGACTGTGAAAGACAAGATCAGACACCAGCAGGCCAAACCTGTTTGGGACTCAGAAGTCACGGTAACACAGACAGATCTCAGCTCACAGTAAAACTGGGAATTTGCTCTCACCAACTTACCTGGTGGTATAAAGATCAaaataagtaagtaagtaagtatgtgtgtgtgtgtgtgtgtgtgtgtgtgtgtgtgtgtgttagttggaGGGAGGCGGAGAGGAGGAGCTGGATGCATTGGACCGGACCCACTCGGACTACCTGAGTGCTGCCAGCGAACTggaggacacagacagagaggtctaCACTGATAATGAGGACCTGGAGGAACCATTTGATCCCAGCAATCAGCCCCGGATGTCCAGGGTAACGGCTCTGGCCCGGTCTTCAGAACCTGCCTCTGAGTACCCCTCCCCCGAGTCCCTGAGAGAGGTTCCACCCCTGATGCATGTGTCTGAGCCCAGATCGACCCGTCGTCCATCTGACAGCCCTCCCCACGTTGACGTTGCTGATGAAATCCGACCCTATCATAGCTTCTCAGATTCGGACTTCAGGGCCATTGACCAGGCTGTTCCGACCACCCCCTCGGACACAGCCCCTGACCCCAGAGTCTCTGTGCGTGAGCCCCCATTGGCTGAACTGCTGCCAGAGAGCCCCCCAGCTGTCACACTGTCGGTAATAGAGAAGAAACTTCAACAGGTACTGGTGGGACTGTCACAGTTCAGCATAGCACAAACTCTTACAGATCCTCTAACTCGCAGTTTCCTTCCAAAGGCTAAATTACTCTTAACTTGGTCTCCAGTGATTTTGACTCATgacctctttccctctttcagACCCGTATGGCAGAATCTCAGGAGAGGAAAGCGTCTCCATTGTTCATTGTGTTAGTGAAGTAGACCAATATCTGATCATATTAATCTGAATGACAATGTTTGTTTCACACATGGTCATCAAAATGCCTGTCTATAAACCAACCTTAGCAATTGAGCAACTACTCCAGTCCTAGTCCAAATGATTCTATCCAAGTTGAGTAAGACTGAACTGACAGTTAGTAAtgccctctctcttctatctcctgaTAGGTTGGCTCACCATCAGGCTGTCCAAACGAGACGCACTCGGATCCAAGGCAGTGACAGCTCTGACAATGAAGAGACTGATGACATTGAGTGGGGTCCAGCTACAGAACTTTAGATTAGAGCACACCATTCCAGAACTATAACTCTAGAGTGCACAGACAACGGCCGTGTTCGAGAGCATCAAAACC containing:
- the LOC118373936 gene encoding tight junction protein ZO-3-like isoform X3 produces the protein MEELTIFEQHTITLGKDSKMGFGFAISGGRDQPNPDSGDTAVIVSDVVRNGPAMGRLFVRDQIVMVNGVSMENVYSTFTIQNLKSCGKTANITVKRPRKIQLPASTRPSRAASYSNLLDQDPPQRPRRYSDASDQAHKADRNGTAHALPLSSGYKRLPQQAFPDKPIKATLLKKKLTDEYGLKLGSQIFIKHMTETGLAAKEGTLQEGDLILKINGMTTENLSLLETKHLVEKSRGKLTMMVLRDDRKFLVSIPEVQDSAPNSEEDHRGNSSSELEDISDLDTDIPTPRDRVSRSATRERRTRRRADPPLVVKSRDPSPVRSTLSRPVAKAYPSHRALSESESDRSASPTPVRKDSPDHANKYRTLSGLSTLPNPKASPAVFDWVAPRSSRPSSSTLRPRKVVSESDSDRSASPPPRRGESSRVIEDYSRYRVLPNLPHPRTLRASPITIRQDPPRRVSSPVKAPLPDSESESDSSSGPAHSQDSRSRYRATPLVAMFPQVEPPKWKAPSVTRSNPAKGHSGSESEASYASVPRRESIDSGGSISRVSKNRYRALPEMKSSPAPVVRQDPPRQGMTSSSPVSGSSDSDRTPSPPRRSGSTDVERNHSIPHRVNGNVRTGISMKSNHPVYSKTEEPLYSLPPDSIPTPNLGSDLNTVSFVKEGSVGLRLVGGNDVGIFVDGVQPNSPAQEQGMKEGDQIMQVNGVDFGYFNREEAAMFLINIKRGEPVNIRTQNKMDIYKKILKSNLGDSFYVRTHYDNVAEGDIGLAFTRGEVFRVVDTMHRGKLGKWLAIRMGNDLHELDKGTIPNQVRAETLARMEQAQRASGEGDRQVSGPRVEFWKLRGLRGAKKNVRRTHDDLLQLTIQGKFPAYERVLLRKANFKRPIVIMGPLNDVAMEKLAREMPDEYEVAEMAPRSSGADTTSTVIKLDTVQRIAEKNKHPLLDITPTAVERLNYIQYHPMVLFLDPHSRKDVKVMRQRMCPNSNKSSRRLYTQALKMRKHCSHLFTARIDLQPSSNVWYETVKDKIRHQQAKPVWDSEVTLEGGGEEELDALDRTHSDYLSAASELEDTDREVYTDNEDLEEPFDPSNQPRMSRVTALARSSEPASEYPSPESLREVPPLMHVSEPRSTRRPSDSPPHVDVADEIRPYHSFSDSDFRAIDQAVPTTPSDTAPDPRVSVREPPLAELLPESPPAVTLSVIEKKLQQVLVGLSQFSIAQTLTDPLTRSFLPKAKLLLTWSPVILTHDLFPSFRPVWQNLRRGKRLHCSLCWLTIRLSKRDALGSKAVTALTMKRLMTLSGVQLQNFRLEHTIPEL
- the LOC118373936 gene encoding tight junction protein ZO-3-like isoform X2 yields the protein MEVRFREVEPEMEELTIFEQHTITLGKDSKMGFGFAISGGRDQPNPDSGDTAVIVSDVVRNGPAMGRLFVRDQIVMVNGVSMENVYSTFTIQNLKSCGKTANITVKRPRKIQLPASTRPSRAASYSNLLDQDPPQRPRRYSDASDQAHKADRNGTAHALPLSSGYKRLPQQAFPDKPIKATLLKKKLTDEYGLKLGSQIFIKHMTETGLAAKEGTLQEGDLILKINGMTTENLSLLETKHLVEKSRGKLTMMVLRDDRKFLVSIPEVQDSAPNSEEDHRGNSSSELEDISDLDTDIPTPRDRVSRSATRERRTRRRADPPLVVKSRDPSPVRSTLSRPVAKAYPSHRALSESESDRSASPTPVRKDSPDHANKYRTLSGLSTLPNPKASPAVFDWVAPRSSRPSSSTLRPRKVVSESDSDRSASPPPRRGESSRVIEDYSRYRVLPNLPHPRTLRASPITIRQDPPRRVSSPVKAPLPDSESESDSSSGPAHSQDSRSRYRATPLVAMFPQVEPPKWKAPSVTRSNPAKGHSGSESEASYASVPRRESIDSGGSISRVSKNRYRALPEMKSSPAPVVRQDPPRQGMTSSSPVSGSSDSDRTPSPPRRSGSTDVERNHSIPHRVNGNVRTGISMKSNHPVYSKTEEPLYSLPPDSIPTPNLGSDLNTVSFVKEGSVGLRLVGGNDVGIFVDGVQPNSPAQEQGMKEGDQIMQVNGVDFGYFNREEAAMFLINIKRGEPVNIRTQNKMDIYKKILKSNLGDSFYVRTHYDNVAEGDIGLAFTRGEVFRVVDTMHRGKLGKWLAIRMGNDLHELDKGTIPNQVRAETLARMEQAQRASGEGDRQVSGPRVEFWKLRGLRGAKKNVRRTHDDLLQLTIQGKFPAYERVLLRKANFKRPIVIMGPLNDVAMEKLAREMPDEYEVAEMAPRSSGADTTSTVIKLDTVQRIAEKNKHPLLDITPTAVERLNYIQYHPMVLFLDPHSRKDVKVMRQRMCPNSNKSSRRLYTQALKMRKHCSHLFTARIDLQPSSNVWYETVKDKIRHQQAKPVWDSEVTLEGGGEEELDALDRTHSDYLSAASELEDTDREVYTDNEDLEEPFDPSNQPRMSRVTALARSSEPASEYPSPESLREVPPLMHVSEPRSTRRPSDSPPHVDVADEIRPYHSFSDSDFRAIDQAVPTTPSDTAPDPRVSVREPPLAELLPESPPAVTLSVIEKKLQQVLVGLSQFSIAQTLTDPLTRSFLPKAKLLLTWSPVILTHDLFPSFRPVWQNLRRGKRLHCSLCWLTIRLSKRDALGSKAVTALTMKRLMTLSGVQLQNFRLEHTIPEL